GGTCCCCACGAGCCACGCGACCTCCGCCGCGCGCGCGGGCCCCTCGCCGGTCACGGTCGCCTGCACGAACCCCGCCGCGCGCCCCGACCCGCGGTCGCGCAGCACCCACACGAGCCAGCGCTGGGATCCGTCCGGCGAGCGCCCCGCCGCCTGCCGCGCGAACCGGGCCTCGAGCGCGGCGGGCGACGGCGGCTCGCCCCCGGTGAAGCGGTACAGCGCCGGATCCGCGAGCACCCCCACCATCTCCGGCGCGTGCGCGACCACCAGCGGCTCGAGCGCGAACCGCGCCGTGACGAGCACGGGGGCCGGCGACGTCGTCATCGCCCGAGCCTCCCACGCATCGGGCCGGCCGACCCGACGACGTCCGCCGTCGCACCCGCCGATACGCTGACGACGTGACCCCCCGCGGCGCCCCGACGCCCTCCGCATCCGCCGCCCCCGCCTCGCCGCTCGCCGTGCCCGGCGGCCGCCGCATCGCCGTCCAGTTCGCCGCGATGGGCACCGTGTGGGGCGCGAGCTTCCTCTTCATGAAGGTCGCGCTCGAGGGCGTGTCCTTCGGGCAGGTGTCGTGGACCCGGCTCGTGCTCGGCGCGATCGCGCTCGGCCTCATCGTCGCCGCCCGCCGCCTGCCGCTCCCGAAGGAGCGCGTCGTGTGGCTGCACTTCGCGGTGGTGGGCGTCGTCGGATCCGCCATCCCCTACTCGCTGTTCGCGTGGGCCGAGCAGCACGTCACGTCGGGCGTCGCGAGCATCTACAACGCGACCACGCCGATCATGACCGCCCTCCTCGCTACCCTCGCCTTCCGCGTCGAGAAGCTGGGCCGGCGGCAGCTCGCGGGGATCTCCGTCGGGATCGCGGGCGTCGTCGTGATCATCGGACCGTGGCGCCTCGCCCCGAACGCCGACGCCGCCGCGTCCGGCCAGCCGCTCCTCGAGCTCGCGGGCCAGCTCGCGTGCCTCGGCGCGGCCGTCTGCTACGGCATCACCTTCAGCTACCTGCGCCGCTTCCTGACCCACCGCGGCATCCCGGGCGTCGTGACGGCCTTCATGCAGATCGGCATGGGCGCCGCCGCGATGATCCTCGCCACCCCGTTCCTCGCCACCGGCCCCGTGCAGCTCGACCTCCCCGTCGTGCTCAGCCTCGTGGTGCTCGGCGTGGTCGGCACGGGCCTCGCGTACCTCTGGAACATGAACGTGCTGCTCGCGTGGGGGCCCACCGCCACCTCGACCGTCACATACATCACGCCCGTGGTCGGGGTCGCGCTCGGGATCCTCGTGCTCGGCGAGACCCTGCACTGGAACGAGCCCGCCGGCGCCGCCCTCGTGCTCCTCGGCGTGCTCCTCTCGCAGGGCCGCCGCCGCGCCGCCCGCCCGACCGCGGCCACCGCAGCCAGCACCGCCGTCCCGCCCGCCGCGACGCGCACCCCTCCGACGCCCGGCTAGGCTCGCCGGGTGCGTCTCGTCATCGCCCGCTGCTCCGTCGACTACGCCGGCCGCCTCAGCGCGCATCTCCCCCTCGCCACCCGCCTCCTCATGGTCAAGGCCGACGGGAGCCTCCTCGTCCACTCCGACGGCGGCTCCTACAAGCCGCTGAACTGGATGAGCCCGCCCTGCAGCATCGTCGAGGTCGAGCCCGACGACGACCAGGCGCTCGCGGGCGTCCGCGAGATCTGGCGCGTCGTGCAGCCGAAGACGGCCGACATGCTCGTCGTCTCGATCCACGAGGTGCTGCACGACTCCGCGCACGACCTCGGCGTCGACCCGGGACTCGTGAAGGACGGCGTGGAGGCGCACCTGCAGAAGCTGCTGGCCGAGCAGATCCACCTGCTGGGCGACGGCCACGAACTGGTGCGCCGCGAGTACATGACGGCGATCGGGCCGGTCGACATCCTCGCGCGCGACGCGTCGGGGAGGTCCGTCGCGGTCGAGCTCAAGCGCCGCGGCGACATCGACGGCGTCGAGCAGCTCACGCGCTACCTGGAGCTGATGAACCGGGATCCGCACCTCGCGCCGGTCACGGGCGTCTACGCCGCGCAGGAGATCAAGCCCCAGGCCCGCACGCTCGCCGAGGACCGCGGCATCCGCTGCCTCCTCCTCGACTACGACGCGATGCGCGGCCTCGACGACGGCCACTCCCGCCTGTTCTGATCCGGCCCCGGGGCGCTCTCGGACGCCTCCCGCGCGAGGCTCGTAGGGTGGCAGCGTGACCGCACCCGACACGACCACGCCGCCCGACGTCGCGGGCTCCGCGCCCTGGAGCTGCATCCTCTTCGACCTCGACGGCACCATCACCGACTCGGCCCCCGGGATCACCGCGCAGCTCGCGAGGACGCTCGTCTTCATGGGCCTGCCCGTGCCCGCCCCGGCCCAGCTGCTCGAGTACGTGGGGCCGCCCATCCTCGACTCCTTCCGCGACCTCGCGGGCATGGACGACGAGGCCCAGCAACGCGCCCTCGCCCACTACCGCGCGGGCTACGCGGGCGGCGGCGTCTTCGACAGCTCGGTCTACGACGGCGTGCCCGAGGTGCTCCGCGCGATCCACGCGGCCGGCGTCCCGCTCTCCCTCGCCACCAGCAAGCCCGAGTCGCAGGCCCGCCGCGTGCTCGACCACTACGGCCTCACCGACCTCTTCACCGAGATCTGCGGCGCCAGCGAGGACGAGGTGCGCTCGGCCAAGGCCGACGTCATCGAGGAGGCGCTGCGCCGGCTCCGCGAGGCGGGCGTCGACCTGGCGGACGTCGTGATGGTCGGCGACCGCGAGCACGACGTGCTCGGCGCCGCCGCCCACGGCATCCCGACGGTGATGGTCGGCTGGGGCTATGGCAGCCCGGCCGAGGCCGCGGGCACGATCGCGGTGGTCGAGACGGCTGCGGAGCTCGAGGCCCGGCTGCTCCCGACGGCGGCGCGACCCGCCGCCTGACCCGGCCGCTCCGAATCCCTCACATGCAGTCGCGTTTCCACAGATCCGGCTGCTGACGCCCGTTCGCCCGGGGGTTAGCAACACGGAGTGACAGAATGACCGGCGGAGGAACCATGTCAACACCGCAGGACCTGCAGGACCCGCTCGCGCTCGACAGGCAGGTGAGCTACTCGCTCGTCGTCGCCGCGCGCAGCGTGACCGCCCTCTACCGACCCATCCTCGACCCGCTGGGGCTCACCCACCCCCAGTACCTCGTGCTCCTCGCGCTCTGGGCCCGCGGGCCGCGCTCGGTCAAGGACCTGAGCCACGAGCTGCAGCTCGACAGCGCCACGCTCTCGCCGCTGCTCAAGCGGCTCGAGGCCATGGGCCACGTTTGGCGCGTGCGCCGGGCGACGGACGAGCGCGTGCTCGAGATCGGGCTCACCGACCAGGGCCGCGCCCTGCGCGAGAGGGCCGTCGCCATCCCGCAGCAGATCCGCGACCGCCTCTCCATGACGGAGGAGCAGCTCGAGGGCCTGAAGACGGTGCTGAGCCAGGTCATCGACAACGCGAAGGCGCTCCCCGAGACCATCTGACCGCGGGCCGCGACCCCTCGGCACCCGCACGCCGCG
This is a stretch of genomic DNA from Clavibacter zhangzhiyongii. It encodes these proteins:
- a CDS encoding GNAT family N-acetyltransferase, which produces MTTSPAPVLVTARFALEPLVVAHAPEMVGVLADPALYRFTGGEPPSPAALEARFARQAAGRSPDGSQRWLVWVLRDRGSGRAAGFVQATVTGEGPARAAEVAWLVGTAAQGSGAAAECAAAVVAWLREEGVGVVRAHIHPDHAASEAVARRLGLAPTDERVDGEVRWEVRWGGSRAG
- a CDS encoding DMT family transporter encodes the protein MGTVWGASFLFMKVALEGVSFGQVSWTRLVLGAIALGLIVAARRLPLPKERVVWLHFAVVGVVGSAIPYSLFAWAEQHVTSGVASIYNATTPIMTALLATLAFRVEKLGRRQLAGISVGIAGVVVIIGPWRLAPNADAAASGQPLLELAGQLACLGAAVCYGITFSYLRRFLTHRGIPGVVTAFMQIGMGAAAMILATPFLATGPVQLDLPVVLSLVVLGVVGTGLAYLWNMNVLLAWGPTATSTVTYITPVVGVALGILVLGETLHWNEPAGAALVLLGVLLSQGRRRAARPTAATAASTAVPPAATRTPPTPG
- the nucS gene encoding endonuclease NucS — encoded protein: MRLVIARCSVDYAGRLSAHLPLATRLLMVKADGSLLVHSDGGSYKPLNWMSPPCSIVEVEPDDDQALAGVREIWRVVQPKTADMLVVSIHEVLHDSAHDLGVDPGLVKDGVEAHLQKLLAEQIHLLGDGHELVRREYMTAIGPVDILARDASGRSVAVELKRRGDIDGVEQLTRYLELMNRDPHLAPVTGVYAAQEIKPQARTLAEDRGIRCLLLDYDAMRGLDDGHSRLF
- a CDS encoding HAD family hydrolase: MTAPDTTTPPDVAGSAPWSCILFDLDGTITDSAPGITAQLARTLVFMGLPVPAPAQLLEYVGPPILDSFRDLAGMDDEAQQRALAHYRAGYAGGGVFDSSVYDGVPEVLRAIHAAGVPLSLATSKPESQARRVLDHYGLTDLFTEICGASEDEVRSAKADVIEEALRRLREAGVDLADVVMVGDREHDVLGAAAHGIPTVMVGWGYGSPAEAAGTIAVVETAAELEARLLPTAARPAA
- a CDS encoding MarR family winged helix-turn-helix transcriptional regulator — translated: MSTPQDLQDPLALDRQVSYSLVVAARSVTALYRPILDPLGLTHPQYLVLLALWARGPRSVKDLSHELQLDSATLSPLLKRLEAMGHVWRVRRATDERVLEIGLTDQGRALRERAVAIPQQIRDRLSMTEEQLEGLKTVLSQVIDNAKALPETI